A region of the Marmota flaviventris isolate mMarFla1 chromosome 3, mMarFla1.hap1, whole genome shotgun sequence genome:
agaAACTAGGTGCACAGATCTAATTTAGGAGACTCCCAACCAGAATGGTAGTGAGAATGGAAGGAAGTCAGATTATACTGGAAAGATAAGCAGGAGTTGGTGTTAGGTTAGTTAAAAGGACTGAGGAGAATAGAGTTGAGAAATTGGTCTCTTAATCTGAATGGtactgtttttattacttttggcTACAAATTGAGAGACCAACTTAGCTGTTAAATAAATGACAAAGCACTTTGTCATTCACTTTACgtattaaaattttacttgtagatattttagtcagcttttttgttgctttgaccaaaagacctgacaagaataattttttaatacttattttttttagttgtaattggacacaatacccttatttatttatttttatatggtgctgttagaccaggacgcaagaaaagaccactaactccaattaaaatcaaattaaagcaagcttattatttcgaccggccaggctgcctctcactcccaaaacggcgggaacaagacagccccCAGGtttcctgaagcccagctttatagcccagaaagttacacaaaggggggttacagataacagaactctgacaagcatcacactaatggtagtttacattttttgctgaccccaacatcagaatttatgaggaccattagagcctcagagagggtcgttgtctggccagggaaggccaatatttatgaggtgtcactaagtttcagagagggctgctatctggtcagagagccaggcatgggtgagttcaaggcacgggcaggcattccaagcaggttcagaatttgcagtaatttatagtaaagccgaaattatcttttcatgattttgtggggagatgcccaattttaagaaaagatcggGTTGGGTCTatcagtgctgaggatcgagcccaggcttgaacatgctaggcgagtgctctaccactgagccacaaccccagccctgacaagaataattttaaggaggaaaagtttattttgaggcttGCAGTTtccaaggtctcagtccatagatggccaactccattcctcagagcagagacaagacagaacatcatggcagaaatgtgTGGTGGAAGGAGCCGCTCAAGACATCCAGGAAGAATAGGGAGCTCTAGGACAAATTCTATGCCCCAAAAGCATTCCCCCAATAACTCACCTCCTCCACCCACATCCGACCTGCCTTTaggtaccactcagttaatccctatcaggggattaattcactgattaggttaaggctttcacaacccaatcatttcacctctaaaccttcttgcactgtctcatacatgaacttttggggggcgccacatatctaaaccataatagtatTCTGCCTCATTTTCTACAAATATCCATTTGTATTGGCCTATAGAATTTTATGCTATTgaacttattctttcttttttgtttctttccttccttttctaacAGTCGTCTGGCTTTTTCTGGTTTGAAATTTGAATGACTAGCAGTGTTTTCCATTCTGTAAAGTGGCCCACAAACTTTGCacatgtttctttccttttctatcttttttgtttgtttgttttgttctgttttgttgtgctgggtattaaacccatGGGCTCCCCTAGGCTAAGcacatattctaccactgagctatacctccagccctggacaagtttcttttcttttacctctttttttttttttgtagttgtagatggatagcatacttttattttatttgtttatttttatacagtgccaaggatcaaacccagtacctaggatcaaacccagtgcctcacacatgctaggcaagtgctttgccactgagccacaactccagcccctggacAAGTTTTTTAACTCATCTGTGCCATATCCCACATCCATTACAGATGAAGCTAATAGTAATAACTCATGGTAGTTGAAAGGATTAAAGGAGATTACCCATAGCAGAATACCTGATGAATAGTATTAATGAAATATGAGAGCAGAAATGTATCTTAAAATTGTTGTAAACTTAGAATTAAAGAAATTCAGTCCCTGtgagtatatataatttttttttcttaaacaaaagtAGGATCATAGTGGtttttagtctttaaaaaaataaaatgaccattTTCCATgccaaaattttatatttaaaaaaaagcaacataCTGTATTATACAAATGAATCATAATTTATTTGACCAAACCCTTATTGTTAGGCTTTTGAAgtcatttctgtttttcactgTCTAAACATCTGTGAAAGATATCCTTGTATCTGTAACACTGAGACAGCTTATATTATAAAGTGTCTTATATGCAAAAAATTAAAGAGGTTTTGTGTTAcatgtttaaaataattcaaattttcttaACCATTTAAAAGGAAGAATTCACTGATTTCATGAATTGCTACACAGTTCATTATTTCAAAGCagatattcttcttttaaaatgcaattaaaagTAATTCTTTCTGTTGCAAGGGATGGCCTCTCGGTCTGGTACAGATGTAGATGCAGCAAACCTCAGAGAAATATTCATGAACTTGAAATATGAAGTCAGGAATAAAAATGACCTTACACGTGAAGAAATTGTGGAGTTAATGCACAATGGTaagaaataattagaaagaatGACCTTCAACTGTGGAATTATACTGCATGCACATAATTCTgatcttatatattttaataagtagTATAAATTTTATTCATGCTAGCCCCCTACAGTGGTTTCCAGTTTGTGGCTGTGCCCCAAGTTAGATTTAGATGATCTTATAGTTctattctcagttttcttttatatttatatataaattatatatatttacatataattatatatatttacatatatatatgacagtagagtgtattttaacatattacacatacatggagtataacttactaGAATTCCATTCTTGTAGTTGAATATCGCTGttctcagttttttcatctgatTCACCTATAGTATGTCTGAGATTGCTGAATAAAGTTACaagagttgttctttttttttttttttcctcaaaaatgtcTTTCTAGTTTCTAAAGAAGATCATAGCAAAAGGAGCAGCTTTATTTGTGTAATTCTAAGCCATGGTGATGAAGGAATAATATTTGGAACAAATGGACCTGTTGACCTGAAAAAATTAACAAGTTTCTTCAGAGGAGATTATTGTAGAAGTCTAACTGGAAAACCCAAACTTTTCATTATTCAGGTAGTATGAAATTGAACACCTTGGTTGTGGAGAATTAATCAGAGATTAAATTTACTCCActgtgagggggctggggttgtggctcagtggtagagtgctgagTGAGGcccctcacatgtgtgaggccctgggttctatcctcagcaccacataaaaatatatatataaaataaagatatcgtgttcaactacaatttaaaaaaaaaaagaaatgtgtttcttttaaaaaaaaattactccacTGTGGATTatccaaaggatttttttttccttaagactACAGAACaattgttacatttttatttatttaaaccatCACTTAGGAAAATGGAGTACATTTCAATTGTAGACTTATATCAGACAGACTCAGTAAAATTAGCATTGGATTTTACATAGCCTTTACCTTTCTTAGATATGAgttatgtacatacacacatattaaatgtttattttctaacaTGTAGGCCTGCCGGGGTACAGAACTAGACTGTGGCATTGAGACAGACAGTGGCATTGATGATGACATGGCATGCCACAAAATACCAGTAGAGGCCGACTTCTTATATGCATATTCTACAGCACCAGGTAAGAAAGTTACATATAGTGAATGTTATGTGtagattttaaatgaatttcactTTAGCCATTTGGAGACTTAAGCAATGAAGAGTATGTTCCAGAAACTTGTTAAGATCTCAATATCCCTAAAAAATAACCATCTTGTCTATATTTATAGGATACCACAGAGAAATCTCAAAAAAATGTGGACATGGGggccaggttgtggctcagtggtagaggacttgcctagcatgtgtgaggcactgggttcgatacctggccccacattaaaaaataaagatattatgtccatctacagctaaaaaatattttttaaaaaatgtgtagaCTTACACAGTGCCATTCACaaacttaaaatatcaaaaagagtATACTATATCGCAACAGAGGCTAAGTAAGAACTTCACCCACTTACTAAAATAGAAGAGAGGTACAATTTATCCCTCCTTGTCCATAGTttcagtttttgtatttttagttaaCTATGGTCAACTGTagccagaaaataaattaaatgaaaagttccagaaataaataattcattaagTTTTAAATCACAATATACCCAAAGTGGCATGATGAAAtctcttttcatttctcctgAGAAATTAACCATCCCTTTGTCTACCGTACCCAGGCTGTATCTGCTATCCACTCATTAGTCACACAGTAGCCATCTCAGTGTCACATTTAATGTCTAGTTATCAGTTCTTATAATCAAGTTCcccttattttacttaagaaAGCCCCAAAGTTTAAAAGTAGTAATGTTGGAaattcagatatgccaaagagaagccataaagtgGTTCCTTTATGtggggggggaaaaaaattaagtgaaagttTTTGACTTCCTATGGGGGGGGGCTTTATACTGAGGTTTCTAAGATATACAGTAAGAATGAATCTCTCATGAAgttgtgaagaagaaaaaagaaattcatgttaATTTTGCTGTTACGCAATAAACTACAGAAATTGTGGCCGCAGTACATGATGAATTCTTAGTTAAGATGGAAAAGGCATTAAGTTGTGGGTAGAAGACatgaatgtgtttgtgtgtattatacaaaggattttttttttccctaagactACAGAACTCTTTTACATCCGTATTTTCTAAGTGATGATTgattgaaatgaataaaaatgtaacaatAGTTCTGTagtcttagaaaaataaataaatcccttaGTTAAtccacacataaaaaaaaacaaacagcataTATAGGGTTCAGACATCCATTGGGGATGTTGGAGCACATCCCCTGTGAACAAGGGATGACTGTTTTCTAGGAATTCTTTGGAAGACAGGTAAAAAGATAAACATGACTACAATAGAAGAGGGTAGAagtgaatgggaaaaaataaagaaggtaaaaataatttataaatatgctATTAACCACATTTTTATGGTTGTGTTTCacatatacataaacattttATTGATTCTACAACTATTATACAGCTAACTCAAGGTGTCAAAGACTTTGGAAACATAAATCTATGTTTTATCTTATGTTTCCAAACTCTTTGACACTTTGAGTTTTTTTAACggtgttacatttttaaatatgttcaatatGGTTTCCTTTATCTTCTAGTTATCTCTCCAGGAGCAGTACTTCTAAGTTAAATGCAGTGGGTCCAATGGTTGATCTGAAAAAGTACAAGGAAAACACTATTTTCCCTTTTCAGACTTTTTGAATACTCTGTGtttattgtactttatttagatGCCTGTAGCTAATGACATCTCAAATATgtgtgcaggggctggggctatgtcatagagcgcttgcctagcacctgtgaggccctgggttcgagcctcagcaccacataaaaataactaaataaaataaaggtatgctgtccatctacaagtacaaaaatatttttttttttaaaaaaaagtgtgttcaTACATAAGCAATTTATTTCTTGACTAAGCCAATATTAAAAtaaggtgaggggctggggctcagaggtagagcatttgccttgcatgcgcgaggcgctggatttgatcctcaacaccacataaaaataaaatcaaaagatattgtgtctacttataactaaaaaatgaaatttgattgAAAGACCACATAATTTATAATGGTCCTTTTTATATGTCTTTGCTTTTGCATCATCTTATCTTCTGCATGTTTGTTTGTTCTTATCTATGGGAAGGGAGCCCAGAAAGTAAAATTCacggtaactcagtggtaaagttaaTCCACAATTCTCTTTCCCTGCTGAAAGCAGAGGTGAATACACAATGTacatccccccccacccccagcccagcatCATTTCTCCTGAAACCAGAGaagccatttttcctttttaagtctAAAAAGACCTATGGAAGTTCAtgcttatttttatcattgaggTTATATAATAATGTATAGAGTCAATTAAAGTCAGGTATCCATGATATTTTGGTTATATGTTGTCTTGTAGGTTACTATTCCTGGCGAAATTCCAAGGATGGATCCTGGTTCATCCAGTCACTGTGTGCTCTGCTGAAACAATACGCTCATAAGCTTGAGTTTATGCATATTCTCACTCGGGTAAACCGGAAGGTAGCAACAGAATTTGAGTCCTTTTCTCTTGACTCCACTTTTCATGCAAAGAAACAGATTCCATGTATTGTGTCCATGCTCACAAAAGAACTGTATTTTTATTCCTAAAGAAATAGTTGATTTTGTTAGTTTGTATGCCAAGTGAGACAACAATATAAATAATACTTTGTTTCCTCTCCCACTTAAATTTTATCTAAAGATGGTACTTTGAAACATACCACTTCTGCAGTAGAACCACAATGAAGCTACCTCAAAATTAGGTAGTTGGACTTGAATTTaattaggaataaataaatatgaataatggTGCAATTATTATGAGAGGAAATTATTGTAAATTTATATCTTTCATAATTCACAAGATTTAGTGATGCCATGCTATGAATTTTCAATaatttatgaagattaaatgtttcagtaatgatgaattttaatattttcctccaCACACTTAAGACTGTGCATTCTAGTTTTTGTCAAACTATATAAATGATGATGTGGAATTATGGACCTTAGAACTTGGGGGACATTGGCGTGTTCAAAGGCTTAAGCCTTTATTTTAGAATTGATAAATGGAAGTCAGCCAACTGCATTTTTACATCAGTTGTCATAGCTTATGGTTTTGTGCTATTTGTTCTGAGCATgtctattataaaaaaattatgtctaCTTGAAGAGAactaaatattttagagaaagtaTGAGCAAGCTGAGTTGATTCTTTTAAGGCTAACTTGCAACATTAATGGACAGACAGAATCATAACTTTAAGGTGCTAAGCTCTACCAGCATATGtttcttctcatttgtttttatgcaaATCAACTTTACAGACCAACAAAATGTGTAAAgaactaatataaaaaaattcaatttttgatTGTTAGGCTAAACAAAGAACTGCTACAGGAACATACTAAAATATGATGTGTACAATAAATAGtgaaaatataaggaaagaaCAATAAATGATCAGCTGGGCACTCTGTAATTTGAGAGAAAATAGTTTGAGCCTAAGATGTGGGACAGCCTATTCAGTGTAGGCAGAGCCATAGACTGGGCTTCAGAAAAGCACCACCCGCTGGTTTCTTACATGTACAGGTGTACGTGTGGCAGATGCTTCTTAGGCATGTCATAAGAAGATGGACCAAACCAGAAACTTACAAAATGGATATTTTTCCAAAGGTGGTGAGAGTCATAATAAAAATCATGGTATTCCTTGTGGTAAAACttgtaaatgttattttctgAAGTTTACAGTCAAAGTAAAATAGTGGCAAAATTGTATGTAGTTATCTGAAATAAAAGGACCATGCACACAGGACTTCAGAAGCATCTGGTGGGAGCCTGTCCTGTGCACAGAGGGAACCTGGAGGCCAGAGCTTAGCCCCAGCCAACGAGGCCAGAATCCTGGCTTCCTCACACCTGGAAACATTGAGCCATTACTGACTATACTGGCAGGTCTCACTGGCTTTTGTCCAGCATTTCACATGAGCTTTCTTTTTGCCCAAAGAAAGGAACTCATGTTTTAATTTACAGCTAATTGATTCGATCTATTGACTTTTTCTAAGACAATGTAGCATGTAATGGTATCTTATGATGTGTTCCTGTGTgacaattttgtaaaaatttgttattgcatttttatttcaaaacataaattcaAACTTAAAATCACCAAtgtgtttgagttctttattgaTGATGATGTCTTTGATGTTGTACTGCTAAAtggaagttaaaatatttttaaccacGAGCTTAATCCAGAAGATTCAAAGAGGATGCAACAAGGCTATAATGTGACATTTTAAGGTGCTAGCTCACCTTACAGACCTCACTCAGGTCATGGGTCCTATGAGATGGTCCCGTCCTGTTTCTAAAATGACCAGGATGCCAGGTTTGCATAGATCTCAGTCAATAAATAGGAccatatttctgaatttttaaattttctaccaCATAAATTTTTAGCAGGGCAAAGGACAATCTAAACCACAGAGGCTGGGGTTCAGTCAGAAACAATAAAATTGGAACAGGAGCTCTTATTTCCAAGGAAGAAAGTGGCTTGAATGATTTTATtaaacctctttttttaaaactgtggCTTTGTACTGTGTTGAGAAAAATCTAGCCTATTCTAATCTCCCTGCTATATAAAGAGGTCtcagatattaaaaagaagacCAACAGCTCACTAGAAAAATGGGCCAATGTCATTAAAAAAgaccacagaaaaagaaagaccaGATTCCCTTAAACTTGAATAAAGAGCTTGTTCTCCAtcataatgagaaaaattaaggaattatGTTATCTTAAGACTAGCAAGAATTTCCAAAATTTGCTATCAAGGCAGGAAATACATACTCCCATTGATGGGAGTGTGAAGTGGTCTGATCCCCTGTGGAATATGACCATACCTATCAAATCCTTAGTCTTTGAAGTGGGACTATCTAGAAATCTAGACTATCTCTCCACCTGccaatatacaaaattacaggCAATATTTTCATTGCAACattgttttaatgatttttaaaaatggcaggaACCTAACTGCAAAGAAAATAGGTCAAATACATTGGTGCATTCACACAGGAGAGAAGGAAGTGCTTAGAGGGAAAAGTGAGTTGAAAgttttgatttttgctttattAAGTGGAAGAGATTTGAGCAAGATTTGATGGCAGGGatccaattaagaaaaaaattgaaaatgttagaGGGAAAAGTAACTGGCAGTATAGGATCCCTGAGAACCCCAAGAAGGATAAACCAGCATAACTAGAGTGCAGCAGGGAgaagagaatattttcttttaaaaaacagtaaaagtATGAGAAACTAGGTGTGAATTAAGCTAGATGTGTACTTTTTGTGGCAGGAAGTCTGTAGTGGTAGCTTCTATATCATCTGAAACAAGTCAAGGACTCACCGAAAGTAAGAAATGAGAGTGGAATTGAGTTCAAAGTTAAGCGGGGGAGAAGTTGACCAGAAAAGATCAGTAAAATGGTGGGGGCGGGGCAGTTGAAACCTACATTGTGAGTGTACAGTGGCACCAACCTTCACTGGTTTTATCTAGAAACGTTTAGGGCTTGGCACGGGTGTTGCCTGTGTTGGTTTTTTCCAACATTGGGCTTTTGcctgcatttatttaaaataggaatCGACAGATTTCAGGATTCTAGGAAATGCTTTTCTAAATTGATGAACCATGGCATCTAAGCTAAATAGATGGAAATGAAACTATAGGGGTATATAATTCTAGGGAATAAAAAGAGTGACTGCTTTTCTTTAGAATGTTGAGCAAAGGGATTCGGTGTAACCTTGCAAAGGACAATTCACAAAGCACCAGCCACTATTAACAAACTCAGAGCCACTCTAATACACTCATATTCTTACAGTTACCTACTAAAATTTAAGGTGATTTACTATGGGTTCTCTTCTTTCATCTCACAAAGTCATTGATGGAGGCTTATTGTACACATTTATCCATGAACCATCAATCCCTCTCTCTGTTTAGTGTTCAAGCCCTGATCTAAATGTCCCTTCAAATCATTGGATCGATATCAACTATGGAGTGTCCTTGGGAAGGGAAAAGTAAATCCACCATATTAAGAGTTTTTCAGCATGTGAAACATAGATAAaatacaactaagaaatattttcgCAAAACAATCACATGCAGTTCCTTTCAACTCAAATGAAACAACTTCAGTTCCTCTCTCTGCTCCACCTCCCACATCTACCCTTTCTCTCTTGGGTTGCATACAGCTCTGGAATCCGTAGTTGGCTGCCACTTCCCATTCTGAActcatttcctcatctctaaaatgggaacaataatattgtcaaaagacaaatttaatttaaaagatctGACTTTATTAGCAATTCATGAATCATGCTGCTTCTTGTCTATAAAAATAGACAGGTGCTCCATTAAGCTGAGCGGAGGAAGTTGGCTTTACAAGCAGAAAAGGGCCAAACAGGGAACAAAAAGGAAATTCGCTATTTCAAAGTTACTTTTCTTATGGGATTAAAACAGGGGACTTCCTTGTCATTCTGGATCAGGTAAACTGGGCCCCTTCCGATGGCTACTGCGACTCTCTTGCTTTTTTGAAAAGTAGCTCTTTTCAAAATTCAGTTTTTACTTGGCACCTAGCATGAGTGCGTGCATTCTGGTTTAATCTGGTCTGTTAGGCCTCATACCAATCCACTCACCTTATAACTCGCCCGTtcttggagtaaaaaaaaaaaatccaatggtCAATTCTGGCTAGTACAGGATGTCAGAAAAATCAATGAGGCCATTGTTCCCACATACCCAGTAGTGCTGAACCTCTAATCTTTTTTATCTCATATCCCAGCCTCCATCACACATTTCTCAGTATAAACTTAGCCTTGAAATATGCCTTCTTTATCATTCCCCTCCATCCTGCCTCACACCCACTTTTCACTTTTACCTGGACAGACCCAGACACTAACTACGCAGCAACTCACCTGGACAGTTCTCCCCCAGGGATTCTCAGGGAGCCACCAATACTGGTTCATAGATGGCCTGGCTCTCCAACAAGAGAGTTTGTCCCCTAGTATGTAGATGACCTCCTGCCCTGTAGTCCTTCACTAAAATATTCCCACAGGTCACACTAGCATCCTGCTTAACTCTCTGACCTCCTGGGGGGACCAGGTTTCTCAATCTAAGGCCCAACTCTGCTTCCCTTAGGTACAATATTTAGGAAGCCTAAATATTGACTCCAGACTTTAAAAAACATTCCTCTTCCAACCACCAAAAGAAACATGCTGTCCCTGTTTAGGCCTTTTTAACTATTTCTGCATATAGATACCAAAATTCTCCCTCATAGCCAAATCCCTCTATGAAGCTTCCAAAGGGAACCTGTTGGATCCTCTTCCATGTCCCTGTTCTTTTTCCTCCACCATGTCTACTCTACAGAATTCTCAAATCCTCAACTCTATTTTTACCAAACCCCAACAAGCCTTTTCCTGTCACTCCATTGAGAACATAGACAAGGCTTGGGAGTTCTTTACCAAAAGGCTGGGGATACCCCCCACCCATCCCATTGCATTCCTATGGAAACAATTAGTTTATCAAGGCTGGTCCCAATGCCTCAAAGTTTTAGCAACAGCAGCTCTCCAAATCCCTGAAGcaagaaaatttgcattttatcaaCTCTTACTGTTCTTACTACACACTCTCTCCCAGATCTTCTTAGTCATCATTCATGTTTATCCCTTCCCCCAACCAGAGTCCAATGACTGCATCGCAATTCCTGGATCCCCTAATCACCTTCCAGCAAGACTCCTCACTAAATCTGGCCACTCTTCTTCCAACAAAAAACCCTCTGGCCATGTAATTATTCACTCTTGTCCTGACATTCTGGACTTCTAGATGAGTTCATTTTCTCACATAATGGATCAGCATTTACCTGACTCCCAGACTGGTTCATAGATGGAAGCTCCCAGAAACAGTCCCCTTACCTTGCAGGTTATGCTATAATTCAAGGAAAAGCTACAGCAGATTCTCCTTTCATTTTCACCTAGGTATTAGATTATCTCCCTTACCTCTAGGCACCACATCCCAGCAAGCTGAGTTAGTGGCCTTCACCTGAGCTTTATCATTAGCCAGGGATAACCAGCCAATATTTTTACTGATTCCAAATACACctacaaaaatattcattctaaCATCTTAATCTGGAGGGAAAGGGGCTTCCTAACTCAAGACAGGAATGCTGATTCTTAATGCTAGCTACATAAAAGGTTTGCTTGAAGCTGAACTTTCACTCGGTAAGGTAGCAATCTTACACTGTAAAGGGCATCAGACTAATAAAAAttacactaataaaaattaaccagggggctggggttgtggatcagtggtagagtgctcgcctagcatgcatgagtccctgggttcaatcctcagcaccatataaaaataaagatactgtgtccacctaaaacaaacaaaaaaatatattaaaaaaaaattagccaggaCACAGATAGGCTTGCTAAGAAAACTGCTCAGTCTAGTCACCACCCCCAAACAGTTTTATATTCCATGCCTACAAAACTTCAGCTTCCTTCTAATGCAACCAAGGTCCTTCTGTCTTCACAATTTATTCCATCTGAACACTCATTCTCTCCAAATATTCCTAAAGAATTCACTAAACCTGTCCCCTTCAGACTTAAAATGTCTCCAGTAAATTTTCCAATCATGTACAACCTGTCTCaaggctaaccctaactctgagaCCACCTCCATTTCCCACACATCAAGCTAGAGGAGTCCTTCCAGCCACAGACAGGCAGCTTGACTTTACACACATGCGATAATGGCACCCtcttctccacagaaaatcttaactaagtttctccagaaatcttaccataattgattttaggacaATCAGaaaaagaatctctacaaaagagttcaatgtaggtaaaattcctattttcctgttgctgtactttacttggccactggcgtGGAAGAAATCAGTGTTTCGGGTGctgaatgcccccccccccctttttttaaagagagagagagaattttaatatttattttttgttttcggcggacacaacatctttgtttgtatgtggtgctgaggatcgaacccgggc
Encoded here:
- the Casp3 gene encoding caspase-3 isoform X2, encoding MENNENSVDSKSIKNFEPTLIHGSKSMDSGISLDNRYKMDYPEMGLCLIINNKNFHKSTGMASRSGTDVDAANLREIFMNLKYEVRNKNDLTREEIVELMHNVSKEDHSKRSSFICVILSHGDEGIIFGTNGPVDLKKLTSFFRGDYCRSLTGKPKLFIIQVTIPGEIPRMDPGSSSHCVLC
- the Casp3 gene encoding caspase-3 isoform X1, whose product is MENNENSVDSKSIKNFEPTLIHGSKSMDSGISLDNRYKMDYPEMGLCLIINNKNFHKSTGMASRSGTDVDAANLREIFMNLKYEVRNKNDLTREEIVELMHNVSKEDHSKRSSFICVILSHGDEGIIFGTNGPVDLKKLTSFFRGDYCRSLTGKPKLFIIQACRGTELDCGIETDSGIDDDMACHKIPVEADFLYAYSTAPGYYSWRNSKDGSWFIQSLCALLKQYAHKLEFMHILTRVNRKVATEFESFSLDSTFHAKKQIPCIVSMLTKELYFYS